A DNA window from Cutaneotrichosporon cavernicola HIS019 DNA, chromosome: 2 contains the following coding sequences:
- a CDS encoding uncharacterized protein (Catalytic LigB subunit of aromatic ring-opening dioxygenase), with protein sequence MATAAAQSGKGQVYFLSHGGPPTMFETTSAPYKAWQKYGKMIEAEKPRGLVVVSAHWENPSHSDGVVVNTDSSNPLVYDFYGFPKNYYEQKFASRGDPQMLKDVTAALKSSGVEASTDKRGLDHGVWVPFLVAFAGKTAIPIVQVSLPGDSNPVSAAKLGKALSTLRDEGYSIMGSGQAVHNLRDYMMGGKGSYGDAFLHAIEGALHSDAPAEGAIGLFRHPAYRQAHPTPEHLLPLVVAAAAADPKTDALQDIFVQPNGPLGWGMWMWKPKAAL encoded by the exons ATGGCGACCGCAGCTGCTCAATCTGGCAAGGGCCAGGTCTACTTCCTCTCGCATGGCGGGCCGCCCACGATGTTCGAGACAACAAGCGCACCGTACAAGGCCTGGCAGAAGTATGGGAAGATGATCGAAGCCGAGAAACCTCGTGGCCTTGTTGTCGTGTCTGCGCACTGGGAGAACCCTTCTCACTCGGACGGCGTTGTTG TCAACACCGACTCGTCCAACCCCCTCGTGTACGACTTCTACGGGTTCCCGAAGAATTACTACGAGCAGAAGTTTGCGTCGCGCGGTGACCCGCAGATGCTCAAGGACGTGACGGCCGCGCTTAAGTCATctggcgtcgaggccagCACAGACAAGCGCGGGCTCGACCACGGTGTGTGGG ttCCCTTCCTTGTCGCGTTCGCCGGCAAGACGGCCATCCCGATCGTGCAGGTCTCACTACCTGGTGACTCGAACCCCGTGTCGGCCGCTAAGCTTGGCAAGgccctctccaccctccGTGACGAGGGCTACAGCATCATGGGTTCGGGACAGGCCGTGCACAATCTCCGTGACTACATGATGGGGGGCAAGGGCTCATACGGCGACGCATTCCTGCACGCGATCGAGGGAGCCCTGCATTCAGACGCTCCTGCAGAGGGCGCAATTGGCCTCTTCCGGCACCCCGCATACCGCCAGGCTCACCCCACGCCtgagcacctcctcccgctcgtGGTTGCGGCCGCAGCGGCTGACCCAAAGACGGACGCACTGCAGGACATCTTTGTGCAGCCCAACGGGCCGCTCGGATGGGGCATGTGGATGTGGAAGCCGAAGGCTGCGCTGTGA
- a CDS encoding uncharacterized protein (Mitochondrial ribosomal protein L31), whose translation MFGALRPSSVLNGGLLWKVPYRLSNTRKANLRQRLKRVDSVIAAVAESGVECRALTKALELPKESEMLAKDKYTTYDPKYQQHKWRKGVHKVPKWTKGF comes from the exons ATGTTCGGAGCCCTCCGCCCTTCATCGGTCCTCAACGGCGGCCTGCTCTGGAAGGTGCCGTATCGCCTGTCCAACACCCGCAAGGCAAACCTCCGGCAGCGCCTGAAGCGTGTCGACTCGGTTATTGCCGCTGTGGCCGAGAGCGGCGTCGAGTGCCGCGCGCTCACTAAAGCTCTTGAGCTGCCAAAGGAGAGCGAGATGCTTGCCAAGG ACAAGTACACAACCTACGACCCCAAGTACCAGCAGCACAAGTGGCGCAAGGGCGTCCACAAGGTGCCCAAGTGGACCAAG GGTTTCTAG